In Rhododendron vialii isolate Sample 1 chromosome 9a, ASM3025357v1, the following are encoded in one genomic region:
- the LOC131300904 gene encoding microtubule-associated protein 70-2-like isoform X1 gives MAEVPGDGGGMSPADVLAAPLSASGSFRGSRQRRAPARPPSMDADEFMNLLHGSDPVKVELNRLENEVRDKDRELGEANAEIKALRFSDRLREKAVEELSEELAKVEGKLKLAESLLESKNLEIKKINDEKKASMAAQFAAEATLRRVHAAQKDDDMPPIEAILAPLEAELKLARQEIAKLQDDNKALDRLTKSKEAALLEAERTVQVALAKASMVDDLQNKNQELMKQIEICQEENKILDKMLRQKVAEVEKLTQTVHELEEAVLAGGAAANAVRDYQRKVQEMNEERKTLDRELARAKVTANRVATVVANEWKDANDKVMPVKQWLEERRFLQGEMQQLRDKLIIADRTAKYEAQLKEKYQLRLKVLEDILRSSNSSNRLTLEGSNINSGPSRRQSLSGADNISKLASNGFLPKRSPSFQLRSTSSSGSSSILRNARGTSKSFDGGTRSLERGKILLNGTSPNFDLEGMKDAATTSNTCKENPEEKAQDLPATDTEDSVPVVLYDLLQKEVITLRKAGHEKDQSLKDKDDAIEMLAKKVDTLTKAMEVEAKKMRREVAAMEKEVASMREDKEHENRAKRFGNSKGPVSSSQALPARNTGRGGLMRSTQ, from the exons ATGGCGGAGGTTCCCGGCGACGGAGGGGGAATGTCGCCGGCGGATGTTCTGGCGGCGCCATTGTCGGCGTCGGGATCGTTCAGGGGTTCGCGGCAGCGGAGAGCTCCGGCGCGGCCGCCGAGCATGGACGCCGACGAGTTCATGAACCTGCTCCACGGGTCGGATCCGGTCAAGGTGGAGCTCAATCGATTGGAGAATGAAGTCAGGG aTAAGGATCGAGAATTGGGGGAAGCAAATGCGGAGATCAAGGCACTGAGGTTTTCAGATCGCCTAAGAGAGAAGGCAGTTGAAGAG CTAAGTGAAGAATTGGCAAAGGTTGAAGGAAAGCTCAAGTTAGCAGAATCTCTTCTAGAAAGCAAA AATCTTGAGATAAAGAAAATCAACGACGAGAAGAAGGCCTCTATGGCAGCTCAGTTTGCTGCAGAAGCCACTCTCCGAAGGGTTCATGCTGCCCAAAAAGATGATGATATGCCTCCCATTGAAGCCATCCTTGCACCGCTGGAGGCTGAACTCAAACTTGCCCGTCAAGAG ATTGCAAAGCTGCAGGATGACAACAAGGCGTTAGATCGCCTCACCAAATCCAAAGAAGCTGCTTTGCTTGAAGCTGAGCGGACTGTTCAGGTTGCCTTGGCAAAGGCTTCCATGGTGGACGATCTTCAGAATAAGAACCAAGAGTTGATGAAGCAGATAGAAATTTGCCAG gaagaaaataaaattttggataaaatgcTCCGCCAAAAGGTTGCTGAGGTTGAGAAGCTTACCCAAACTGTGCATGAGCTTGAAGAGGCTGTCCTTGCTGGGGGTGCAGCTGCAAATGCTGTGAGGGATTACCAGCGCAAAGTTCAAGAGATGAAT GAGGAGAGAAAAACTCTTGATAGGGAGCTCGCACGTGCAAAAGTGACAGCAAATAGGGTGGCTACAGTTGTAGCTAATGAATGGAAAGATGCTAATGACAAAGTAATGCCCGTGAAGCAATGGCTTGAGGAAAGAAGGTTTTTGCAG GGAGAGATGCAGCAACTCCGGGACAAGCTCATTATAGCTGATAGAACTGCTAAATACGAAGCTCAGTTGAAA GAAAAATATCAACTGCGACTCAAAGTACTAGAAGATATTTTGAGATCATCAAACAGTAGCAATCGTCTCACCTTAGAGGGAAGTAATATAAACAGTGGCCCTTCACGTCGCCAATCTCTGAGTGGAGCTGATAACATCTCTAAATTGGCCTCCAATGGCTTTTTGCCCAAGAGATCTCCATCCTTTCAGTTGAGATCGACCTCATCTTCTGGTTCCAGTTCAATATTAAGGAATGCAAGAGGGACTTCGAAATCATTTGATGGCGGTACACGGTCATTAGAGAGGGGTAAAATCCTTTTGAATGGAACATCTCCAAATTTTGATCTCGAGGGCATGAAGGATGCTGCAACCACTAGTAATACCTGTAAAGAGAATCCAGAAGAAAAAGCCCAAGACTTACCTGCAACGGATACGGAGGATAGTGTGCCTGTAGTGTTGTATGATTTGCTACAAAAAGAAGTAATTACTTTGAGGAAAGCTGGTCATGAAAAGGATCAAAGTCTTAAAGACAAGGACGATGCAATTGAG ATGTTGGCAAAGAAGGTTGATACTTTAACTAAAGCGATGGAGGTTGAGGCCAAGAAGATGAGAAGAGAAGTTGCTGCCATGGAGAAGGAGGTAGCTTCTATGCGCGAGGATAAAGAACATGAAAACAGGGCCAAACGGTTTGGGAATTCCAAGGGTCCTGTAAGCAGTTCTCAGGCTCTGCCTGCAAG AAACACGGGACGAGGCGGGTTGATGCGTAGCACCCAATAA
- the LOC131300904 gene encoding microtubule-associated protein 70-2-like isoform X2 codes for MAEVPGDGGGMSPADVLAAPLSASGSFRGSRQRRAPARPPSMDADEFMNLLHGSDPVKVELNRLENEVRDKDRELGEANAEIKALRFSDRLREKAVEELSEELAKVEGKLKLAESLLESKNLEIKKINDEKKASMAAQFAAEATLRRVHAAQKDDDMPPIEAILAPLEAELKLARQEIAKLQDDNKALDRLTKSKEAALLEAERTVQVALAKASMVDDLQNKNQELMKQIEICQEERKTLDRELARAKVTANRVATVVANEWKDANDKVMPVKQWLEERRFLQGEMQQLRDKLIIADRTAKYEAQLKEKYQLRLKVLEDILRSSNSSNRLTLEGSNINSGPSRRQSLSGADNISKLASNGFLPKRSPSFQLRSTSSSGSSSILRNARGTSKSFDGGTRSLERGKILLNGTSPNFDLEGMKDAATTSNTCKENPEEKAQDLPATDTEDSVPVVLYDLLQKEVITLRKAGHEKDQSLKDKDDAIEMLAKKVDTLTKAMEVEAKKMRREVAAMEKEVASMREDKEHENRAKRFGNSKGPVSSSQALPARNTGRGGLMRSTQ; via the exons ATGGCGGAGGTTCCCGGCGACGGAGGGGGAATGTCGCCGGCGGATGTTCTGGCGGCGCCATTGTCGGCGTCGGGATCGTTCAGGGGTTCGCGGCAGCGGAGAGCTCCGGCGCGGCCGCCGAGCATGGACGCCGACGAGTTCATGAACCTGCTCCACGGGTCGGATCCGGTCAAGGTGGAGCTCAATCGATTGGAGAATGAAGTCAGGG aTAAGGATCGAGAATTGGGGGAAGCAAATGCGGAGATCAAGGCACTGAGGTTTTCAGATCGCCTAAGAGAGAAGGCAGTTGAAGAG CTAAGTGAAGAATTGGCAAAGGTTGAAGGAAAGCTCAAGTTAGCAGAATCTCTTCTAGAAAGCAAA AATCTTGAGATAAAGAAAATCAACGACGAGAAGAAGGCCTCTATGGCAGCTCAGTTTGCTGCAGAAGCCACTCTCCGAAGGGTTCATGCTGCCCAAAAAGATGATGATATGCCTCCCATTGAAGCCATCCTTGCACCGCTGGAGGCTGAACTCAAACTTGCCCGTCAAGAG ATTGCAAAGCTGCAGGATGACAACAAGGCGTTAGATCGCCTCACCAAATCCAAAGAAGCTGCTTTGCTTGAAGCTGAGCGGACTGTTCAGGTTGCCTTGGCAAAGGCTTCCATGGTGGACGATCTTCAGAATAAGAACCAAGAGTTGATGAAGCAGATAGAAATTTGCCAG GAGGAGAGAAAAACTCTTGATAGGGAGCTCGCACGTGCAAAAGTGACAGCAAATAGGGTGGCTACAGTTGTAGCTAATGAATGGAAAGATGCTAATGACAAAGTAATGCCCGTGAAGCAATGGCTTGAGGAAAGAAGGTTTTTGCAG GGAGAGATGCAGCAACTCCGGGACAAGCTCATTATAGCTGATAGAACTGCTAAATACGAAGCTCAGTTGAAA GAAAAATATCAACTGCGACTCAAAGTACTAGAAGATATTTTGAGATCATCAAACAGTAGCAATCGTCTCACCTTAGAGGGAAGTAATATAAACAGTGGCCCTTCACGTCGCCAATCTCTGAGTGGAGCTGATAACATCTCTAAATTGGCCTCCAATGGCTTTTTGCCCAAGAGATCTCCATCCTTTCAGTTGAGATCGACCTCATCTTCTGGTTCCAGTTCAATATTAAGGAATGCAAGAGGGACTTCGAAATCATTTGATGGCGGTACACGGTCATTAGAGAGGGGTAAAATCCTTTTGAATGGAACATCTCCAAATTTTGATCTCGAGGGCATGAAGGATGCTGCAACCACTAGTAATACCTGTAAAGAGAATCCAGAAGAAAAAGCCCAAGACTTACCTGCAACGGATACGGAGGATAGTGTGCCTGTAGTGTTGTATGATTTGCTACAAAAAGAAGTAATTACTTTGAGGAAAGCTGGTCATGAAAAGGATCAAAGTCTTAAAGACAAGGACGATGCAATTGAG ATGTTGGCAAAGAAGGTTGATACTTTAACTAAAGCGATGGAGGTTGAGGCCAAGAAGATGAGAAGAGAAGTTGCTGCCATGGAGAAGGAGGTAGCTTCTATGCGCGAGGATAAAGAACATGAAAACAGGGCCAAACGGTTTGGGAATTCCAAGGGTCCTGTAAGCAGTTCTCAGGCTCTGCCTGCAAG AAACACGGGACGAGGCGGGTTGATGCGTAGCACCCAATAA